A stretch of the Solanum dulcamara chromosome 6, daSolDulc1.2, whole genome shotgun sequence genome encodes the following:
- the LOC129892579 gene encoding PLASMODESMATA CALLOSE-BINDING PROTEIN 5-like, whose product MSLKFSFSLLLFSLISTFSTAQFGGTGTAPGSVGTAPGGVGTTPGGVGSAPGGTSATPAGGGAAVELWCVAKNNAEDTALQSALDWACGPGGANCGPIQPGGPCYDAKDIQKTASFVFNDYFIKHGMTEDACNFDNTAALISINPSHNGCKFPSSKNPSGSFSGSTNGGSGPASEDLSSGSSILRRWMYILMAINLLFASLLIF is encoded by the exons atgtctcTCAAATTCTCATTTTCTCTCCTTCTATTTTCCCTAATCTCCACCTTCTCTACAGCCCAATTCGGTGGCACTGGCACTGCTCCGGGCAGCGTTGGCACTGCTCCCGGCGGTGTTGGCACTACTCCCGGGGGCGTTGGGTCTGCTCCTGGTGGAACTAGCGCTACTCCAGCCGGCGGAGGGGCGGCGGTTGAGTTGTGGTGCGTGGCGAAGAACAACGCAGAGGATACTGCTCTTCAATCGGCGCTTGATTGGGCTTGTGGGCCTGGAGGTGCTAATTGTGGGCCAATTCAGCCCGGTGGACCCTGTTATGACGCTAAAGATATCCAGAAAACGGCGTCGTTTGTGTTCAATGATTACTTCATTAAGCATGGTATGACTGAAGATGCCTGTAATTTTGATAACACTGCTGCTCTCATTTCTATAAATCCAA gTCATAATGGATGTAAATTTCCATCGAG CAAGAATCCCAGTGGAAGTTTTAGTGGGTCGACGAATGGGGGATCAGGTCCAGCCTCAGAAGATTTAAGTAGCGGCAGTTCTATTCTCAGGAGGTGGATGTATATCTTGATGGCGATCAATTTGCTGTTTGCAAGTCTTCTTATTTTCTGA
- the LOC129891446 gene encoding uncharacterized protein LOC129891446 gives MSASSNSPNQEQTIDDSNKANEPDKENPRTQFQSQPQILEPLNPENQENPTISPQNQETPDVILDEKDLENAHQNKTEVVTSDANADFCLTVVLPIADTEVSVTDLRMMSPTNTHKRFKRKKGKCSTKKLQAIEKKLQTLKENLKPVPFFPSKILDFDRHEKLLRRLGLWDFVHIEFDRDLRADLIAQLIATYDSKLRYSYVNDFRIAVNRADLGRALKLPLKKDKGSVAVVDGMDLDADPLSEESISFLENFVSIWVLLHEDAWIMPNEVLSWTKAIKDGHPEKVDWAGLFWFMVEKELTQGDQLVDCYYAAHLQYLIKSQREQVLFSEEPEKVESEADVKEEDDCGNEDNARVGGSIEARELDGALGEELSIELTLGQDLGQKQEVKDVEMMDVEEHKEEKEVVEEEEKQWLFDERTDANEPLLQRCKMQEAVSMDNDEEKKENHELAGDNDNDNNNYNDNDNENDDDIEEEDEGAERHEVEDGFDVMPSEDTLVGDGLTGNLLQTMESTQIAFTSQGQLHDHSSDELLASRDEMHTGGPFFGSGSKREIEIEPDVAHHSLNSSNKRLRIEGEWDEKPLDFGSCMEQMQQLMMKARMMYEAKEQNEDQLSMNQQIFISELHKRDSVIEHLHKSKCEEIQKRDGDICRLERELFMMGNILDGYRKALKETQKQFSEYRKKFQLPEEPYYKDAGPGGLMLSAAEMEKLRLKQEEETRSNCLFLEQKAKEAEEEYAGQFENFMDKVQMLDKRLMGLEDIAKDLRNMSPKSKVPESEDKVSETPDCPTDE, from the coding sequence ATGTCAGCCTCTTCAAACTCCCCAAATCAAGAACAAACCATTGACGATTCCAACAAAGCAAACGAACCAGACAAAGAAAACCCACGCACACAATTTCAATCTCAACCCCAAATCTTGGAACCCCTTAATcctgaaaatcaagaaaatccCACCATAAGTCCACAAAATCAAGAGACCCCAGATGTGATTCTTGATGAAAAAGACCTAGAAAACGCTCATCAGAATAAAACTGAAGTTGTTACGTCTGATGCAAATGCTGATTTTTGTTTAACTGTGGTTCTACCTATTGCAGATACAGAGGTAAGTGTTACTGACCTTCGAATGATGTCACCCACTAATACCCACAAGCGCTTTAAGCGCAAGAAGGGTAAATGCAGCACAAAGAAGTTGCAAGCTATTGAGAAAAAATTGCAAACGCTTAAGGAAAACCTAAAGCCTGTTCCTTTTTTCCCCTCCAAGATTCTTGATTTTGATAGGCATGAGAAGTTACTGAGGCGTTTGGGGTTATGGGATTTTGTGCATATAGAATTTGATCGAGATTTAAGGGCGGATTTGATTGCACAGTTGATTGCTACTTATGATTCTAAGTTGAGGTATAGTTATGTTAATGATTTTAGAATTGCGGTTAATCGAGCTGATTTAGGGCGGGCGCTTAAGCTGCCTTTGAAGAAGGACAAAGGTAGTGTTGCTGTGGTTGATGGTATGGACTTGGATGCTGATCCATTGTCTGAGGAGTCAATAAGCTTTCTTGAGAACTTTGTGTCAATTTGGGTGCTTTTGCATGAGGACGCGTGGATAATGCCTAatgaggtcttaagttggacTAAGGCTATAAAAGATGGGCACCCTGAGAAAGTGGATTGGGCTGGATTGTTCTGGTTCATGGTGGAGAAAGAATTGACTCAAGGGGACCAATTAGTGGACTGTTATTATGCTGCACATTTGCAATACTTGATAAAGTCACAGCGTGAGCAGGTATTGTTTAGTGAAGAGCCAGAAAAGGTGGAGTCTGAAGCTGATGTGAAGGAGGAGGATGACTGTGGTAACGAGGACAACGCAAGAGTTGGTGGGTCAATCGAAGCTCGAGAATTGGATGGAGCTTTAGGGGAGGAACTGAGTATTGAATTGACGTTGGGGCAGGATCTTGGCCAGAAGCAAGAGGTGAAGGATGTGGAGATGATGGATGTTGAGGAACACAAGGAAGAGAAGGAGGTGGTGGAAGAGGAAGAGAAACAGTGGCTTTTTGATGAAAGAACAGATGCAAATGAGCCTTTGTTACAGAGATGTAAGATGCAGGAAGCAGTGTCTATGGATAATGATGAGGAGAAGAAAGAAAACCATGAGTTGGCAGGTGACAATGACAACGACAATAACAATTACAATGACAATGATAATGAGAATGATGATGATATTGAGGAGGAGGATGAAGGAGCAGAGAGGCATGAGGTTGAAGATGGATTTGATGTTATGCCTAGTGAGGATACTCTTGTTGGGGATGGGTTGACGGGAAATCTACTTCAAACGATGGAAAGTACACAGATTGCATTTACTTCACAGGGGCAACTTCATGATCACTCTTCAGATGAGCTTCTCGCCTCTAGAGATGAGATGCATACAGGTGGTCCCTTTTTTGGTAGTGGAAGTAAGAGAGAGATTGAGATTGAGCCTGATGTGGCTCATCATTCTCTCAATAGCAGcaacaagaggttgaggattgAGGGTGAATGGGACGAGAAGCCATTAGATTTTGGATCATGCATGGAGCAAATGCAGCAGCTAATGATGAAGGCTAGGATGATGTATGAAGCAAAGGAACAAAATGAGGATCAACTCAGCATGAACCAGCAAATTTTTATTAGCGAATTGCATAAAAGGGACAGCGTAATTGAACACTTGCATAAGTCTAAATGTGAGGAAATACAAAAAAGGGACGGAGATATTTGTCGTCTTGAACGGGAGCTTTTTATGATGGGAAATATTTTGGATGGTTACAGGAAGGCATTGAAGGAAACCCAGAAACAGTTCTCCGAGTATAGGAAAAAGTTCCAGCTGCCTGAAGAACCATACTACAAAGATGCTGGTCCTGGAGGTCTAATGTTGAGCGCTGCTGAAATGGAAAAGCTACGCCTCAAGCAAGAGGAAGAAACTCGATCCAATTGCTTGTTCTTGGaacaaaaagcaaaagaagCAGAGGAAGAATATGCTGGTCAGTTTGAGAATTTTATGGATAAGGTGCAGATGCTGGATAAAAGGTTGATGGGCCTTGAGGATATAGCGAAGGACCTCAGAAACATGAGTCCAAAAAGTAAAGTTCCGGAAAGTGAGGATAAAGTTTCAGAAACTCCCGACTGCCCCACAGATGAATGA
- the LOC129892121 gene encoding basic leucine zipper 61-like: MAHLPPRAPNMTQNWPDFSPHQKIETTTITTVNHHHHNPSWVDEFLDFSSAKRGSHRRSISDSIAFLETPMVEECRIRLSSSGTRTTDTEFERFDDEQLMSMFNDDITNNNSVEHNSNPSSPSDHNSINHEEKKMNVSHEHREQQLKIEPEEVESSCKSDNEQSAADHADNSSEKIVDPKRIKRILANRQSAQRSRVRKLQYISELERSVTTLQAEVSVLSPRVAFLDHQRLALNVDNSVLKQRIAALAQDKIFKDAHQEALKREIERLREIYYQQNLKKMENDDDDHPIKTQQDDNGSEKKEQIVN; this comes from the exons ATGGCACATTTACCTCCAAGAGCGCCAAACATGACCCAAAATTGGCCTGATTTTTCACCACATCAAAAAATAGAAACCACCACTATCACTACTGtcaatcatcatcatcataacccTTCATGGGTAGACGAATTCCTCGACTTCTCATCCGCGAAACGAGGGTCTCATCGGAGATCCATTAGCGATTCCATCGCATTTCTCGAAACCCCAATGGTTGAAGAATGCCGAATTAGGCTATCAAGTTCGGGAACTCGGACAACGGACACTGAATTCGAGAGATTCGACGATGAACAACTTATGTCTATGTTTAATGACGACATTACAAATAATAATTCTGTAGAACATAACTCCAATCCTTCGTCACCTTCGGACCATAACAGTATAAATcatgaagaaaagaaaatgaatgtGTCTCATGAGCACCGGGAGCAGCAGCTTAAGATTGAACCTGAAGAAGTTGAAAGTTCATGCAAGTCCGATAATGAACAATCTGCTGCTGATCATGCTGATAATTCTAGCGAAAAAATCGTCGATCCTAAGAGAAttaaaag GATCTTGGCAAACAGACAATCAGCACAAAGGTCACGGGTGAGAAAATTACAGTATATATCAGAGCTAGAACGTAGCGTTACTACACTTCAA GCTGAAGTTTCAGTATTGTCACCAAGAGTTGCATTTTTGGACCACCAACGTCTGGCGTTAAATGTTGACAATAGTGTCCTCAAGCAAAGAATTGCAGCTCTTGCCcaagataaaatatttaaagatg CTCATCAAGAAGCATTgaagagagaaatagagaggctAAGGGAAATATATTACCAACAGAACTTAAAGAAGATGgaaaatgatgatgatgatcacCCAATAAAGACACAACAAGATGATAATGGCTCTGAGAAGAAAGAACAGATTGTCAACTGA